The following nucleotide sequence is from Chromatiales bacterium.
CAATATCTCCGAAGACGAGGTGAAGCGACAACGCGCCAATTATTTCCCAACATTGGACGCTTATGTGCGGCGCAACGAAAACGAAACATTTGGGAATATACCAACTGAAAATACAGTACGAGGCACTGAGTTAGGTATAGAACTGCAAATCCCACTATTTTCTGGTGGCGAAAACTACTACAGAACCAAGCAAGCCTCGCAGTTTGCACTGGAAAACCGCAAGCAACTTGAAGAAACACATCGCATGATCAAACAACAAGCACAGGAGTCGTATTTGAATGTGCTGGCGAGCATCAGCAGAACCCAGGCGTTAGCACGCGCCGTGGAATCGGCACAAAGTGCTTACGAGGCAAATGAAATCGGATTTAGTGTCGGCACCCGCTCTTCAGTAGATGTGCTACTTGCAGTAGAAGAGTTGTTCGCTGCGAAGCGTGACTATATCACTGCCCGCCATCGCTATGTCGTCGATTTAATCAATCTGAAAAGAGTAGCAGGTATCCTCTCGGCAACCGACATACAGCAAATAGATCAGTGGCTTCGTTAAGGCGAGTGGCGGATTGTAGATAAATGCTCTCTATAGCCTATCGGCTTTTACTATGGGCCGGGCTACCGCTACTACTGCTTTATACCATTACCGTAGGTGTTAGATCTCGTAGTTTTCGCTACATCCTGCAACGATTCGGCTTGCGACTGCCGGCGATGTCAAAGCAACCATTATGGATACACTGCGTTTCGGTTGGTGAACTCAACACTGCGCTCGTGTTATTAGAACAATGGCTTGATAGATACCCTGAAGACCGAATACTCGTCACCACCTCGACGACGAGTGCCGCTACAGTCTTTGCATCAAAAGCCGATGCGCGTATGCAGCATTGCTATTTGCCCTTAGATTATAGGTGGTCGATAATGCGCTTTCTAAAGACTCTCAAGCCAAGGGTGGCGATTGTTATGGAGACCGAAGTCTGGTTTAATCTGTTTCACGGTTGTGCCGAATTGAATATCCCGAGCGTAATTATCAACGCTCGCCTATCAAAACGCACCGCTGAAGCGAATGTTTGGCTGCGCCGCTATTACCAGCAGAGCCTGGCTTTGACTAAAGCTATCTATGCAAAATCTGAACGCGACCGAGACACCTATATGCGGGTGGGAGTTGTGCCGTGGAAAATAAAAACCTTAGGCAATCTAAAATACGCTGTGCAATTCGCTGACCGGCAGTTACCGAACCTGATTAACAAACCTTATATACTCGCCGCTTCCACTCACGACGACGAAGAACTGCAAATCGCCAAAGCATGGCAACAAATAGAGCACGGTAATTTCGCATTGGTCATCGCACCGCGCCATCCGCAACGGCTACAAAAGATACTGCACACCCTAAACCGCCATCGTATACGCGCCCACTGCTATCACCCCAATGCGACCATCGGCGATGGCGATACCGTTGTATATGATCGTATCGGCCAGCTCCCTCAACTTATCAAGCATGCGCATCTAGTCTTTTTAGGTGGCTCGTTGATTGACAAAGGTGGGCATAATATATTAGAAGCTGCAATGCTAGGTACTCCGCAAGTCACTGGTTTCTACTTAGACAACATAGCCGAAGAGGCACAGGCGCTCAATCAAGCTGGCGGACTTATTATTGTTGATAGTGCCAACGCGCTGCCTGATATTTTCACCCGTGTTGTCCAACAACCGAACTACTATCAACAGAATGCTGTCGCGGCAAAAAACTATCTAGCACAGCGCGCCGATGTGGCACAAAATTATATCGCTGAATTGGTATCGCTGAATTTTCAACCTTGATGATAAGCATCCACCAAAGCGGAAAAATTATCCTCTGCGTAGTGAAAATCACTGCCGTATTTAGCAGATAACTTTTTCAATGAACGCGCTAGACGATTAAGGTTGGCTTGCCGCCAGGGACTTCTTCTAACGCATATGCAACTGCGATCAAAATCGACTAAGTAAGCCTGATCTTTTTCGGGATACAGTAAAATATTATGCGCATTGAGGTCTGCGTGATAAACATTTTTATCATGAAAACGACGGATAGTCCTGCCAATTAATTGCCAATGCTTTTCTTCTATCTGCTGTTCGCACAACAAGGCTGATATCGGTCTAGCCGGTCGGCAGCTCTGCAGTACTATATCAGCGGTATAAAAAATGAGCCTGTCAACATAAGACGCAGCACAGGGCACCGGCGCCGGTAGGTGCCAGCGTTGTAACTGATGCAACAGCCGCCATTCTACAAACACATTGACATAGCTACTGTGAATATATAGATAATAATCTCTTAGCAACCGCTGCACCGCACCACCGCGGTAATAATGCTTGAGCAGATACTCCTGTTCGTCGTCGTCGAACTTAAAGAAAATTGAACCGTTGCGTCCTGCTTCAGTATAACCAGACACCTGTGCAATTTCAAATAATTCATAGCGGTTAAACCAGTGCGGTGTAACTGGTAATTGATAGTCATACAAGATATGGCGGTCGTCAACTCTCAGATAGGCCTCAGTGGATATCATGCTTTAGTAATTTTATTTCTACTTGATTTGAGGGTCTATTCTATAACACGCAACGCATATAGCCATATATATTGAGATTTTACCGCTTGTCTGCTGATAACGACCGTTTGTCGGAATTATGATTTTTTGATAGGACAACCGCAGTATCTTTACTTTCGTTATTTACTTTAAATCGGACAGGAGCTCAGAAAATGATCAATTACATTAAATACGCACTGATACTCATAGTATCGTTAGCCCATTCGGCAGCGGCAAATATAGACCCTGACTATAATCTAACTTCCGAGATTGCCGCGTGCATTGCAAGCGCCGCACATCAACACAATTTGGATCCATTGCTGCTGCTAGCTGTGAAATATGTCGAGACCGCTGATCGAACCGACACACCCATACGCTATAACAAAAACGGCTCTTGGGACATTGGGCTGATGCAAATCAATACGGTCTGGAGAGACACACTACATCGTTACGGCATTGACTACAACGATTTAGAAATTCCCTGCACCAATATCGCGGTGGGTGCTTGGATCCTAGCCAATAATATTAAACGCAAAGGCCTATGGGAGGGGGTCGGTGCTTATCATTCAAGTACAGCACCTCTCTCGCAAAGATACCGAACTAAAGTAAAAGAAGTGTGGCAAGAATTGCAGCAACTTAATTTATCGATAGGCAGCGGAAATTGAGGCGCAGTTCATGATTGAGGCGATGAGAATGTTTATCGCAACAAAGACGATGTCTAGAGCACAAATTGTCTTAGCCAGTGCTTTTATTATCTTTATACTCTCGGCTACCACTATTTTCATGGTCTATCAATCCGATGATCCATCGTATACCTACAACGAGACAAAGGTGCTACTCAATCCGTTAGCCGATCGGCAAAGCGATTTAGAGCAAAGCACGGGTTTAGCGATCGACGATACGGTTGGGGTCTCCGACTTCGGTCGTCGTTTGGATGCCACAGACGAACGCCTGACAGCTATAGAACAATCGGCTGTGCTACTGCAAAGTGAACTATCAAACTACAATAGCACGGCAGTGGAGACATCGCAGGGCTTGGCCGCAGAAATGCGAAGCCTGAAGAATCGGATGGCTGAATTAGTGGCTACCGACAATACATTGAGCAATACTGTTGCTCGTATAGAAGCCTCTATACAAACAATTAACACTGAGCCGCAGCCACCATCAGCCAACCAGTTACCAGTAGTCGGTTTGAAATTATTAAGTGTTTCTATCTGGGACGACGGCGCAGTGGCAATTGTATCTTTGGGCAATAGAAAAACCGGGTTATCAGTGGGTAATTTTTTTGCCGGACTGAAAGTTGAAAATCTATCGGTTGCCGAACAATCGCTTACGCTGTACGAACCAGCAACCGACAAACTTTATACGCTCTACGCCGACGCCATCGTCTATAAGGAGGCGCCGGGGCAATGAAGATAAAACATCGATATATACGCTATTTTATAGCGGCAGCGGCAGTCACTGTTTTGTTCTTTATGCTTGGCATGTCTGACAATAATGTTGACTTTATCAATTTAGAACTGAGCCCACTGCAAAAAAACCAAATGCAGCATTTGGGTCTGCAAGAATCCGAGATGCGCGAGTTTTTACTCAAGCGAGAGATCTATCAGGGTTATCTGAATACCGACAGATTATCCCCTCACGAAGTATTAGGAATACTTGCACAGGATACCGCTAAGCGACAACAGTACGCACGCGCAGCCGCGCGCATCCGCACAAAACTAATCAACGATACGAAGAATTTTGAAACGCTTTACTTAGAAGAGGTATCTCGTTTGACTAACCCCCCTTAACCCAACACAACTTAGAGGAGAATATTATGTTTAAGAACTTCAATCTGTACATCGTTTTCTGGTGTGCACTTTTCATCACCGCTACTGCATTAGCGCAGCCGGCGCAGGACTCAACAAACTTACAGAAAATGAAAGAGAGTGATTTCAAAGTGATGGATAACGCTAATCCTTTGACCGTGCTGACCCGAGCAGATATCAAAGAGACTTTTGCTGGACTGCGAGCCACGGTCGATAACAGCGGTGACTACTCAATCTATGAACAAGATTTAAGGTATAAAGTGATCGAGCATGCCGGCGGACTGGCAATACAAAAATATACACCTAAATTGACTTGCTCTAAATATAGATACAGAGAAGGCAGATCGCTCTGTGAAACAGAAAATGAAAAATATGCAGGTAAAACTAGCATCATGTGTCACTTTGCTAAAGGCACCAAATTATGCACACATACTCTGGGCGGTTCCTATGAATTGACCCTAGGCGGTTTGCTGATGGGAGAGAGTTATATCGCCTGCTGGCGAGAGCGAATACCCATATACGGCATGGCCAACAAATGTGCCCATAAACAACACCCGCCGAGAGTTTATGTGTGGGATACACCATCAGCGACAGAATGATAGGCTGCGGGTACTCGTTGCTCGGCAAGTGTGTGTCGGTGATGCGCGCTGCTCGATATTTCAGTAATGAGGCTTATTGCTATGCGATACAAACTGTATGCTCAGCAGATGTATTTGACTGGCAAAATATCGTCACGCATCTTTGCATACACGATATTAGCGGTATGCATCTTAGCAGCCATCCTACTCAGTGGATGTCAGGCATATCCATGGATGACTTTTGAACAAGATAGACCTATGGCTTCTTATCCTGAACAAGATTTTTTTCAACGCCCGCTGGCAATGCAGCTACCACCTGCAACGCTACGCGCCAATAGTGCACTGCGCAGCGACAATACCGAAGAAGCGACTTATTTGAAAAATATCGTGCAACTGTTGGAACAGACTAAAATGCTGGCGGCGAACGCGCAAACACAAGTACCACCTCAGCAACGCAAAGTGTTCAATTACAGTGCTTATGAAATAGATGTAGACACCGTTATCTTTGCTATCAAACGTTATTTGGCAGCCGACGATTACACCCCGCGCGGCTTTCAGGCATTGCCGCCGAACCGACTAAAAGCGAGGTACTCAGATGTTGAATAGAAACTATAACGATAACACCTTTGTCGTCGCCAGCGGCATTTCGCCGGCCAATCTAGAGTTGTTGTTTTCTACCACGCTGAGCATTCTTATCTTTATGTGGTTTGTATACAGACTCATGGCACTGTATAGAGGTCTGCAACACGGTGCATTGTCCGAAACTGCTTTTTTGTTTCAAGTGCTACGGACGATAGCTTTGATTATTCTGATTATGGCTTTCGCCCATTATTTACTTTCCTCATAAATGAGTAGGAGTTTTTCGAATAGGAGTTTTTCAAATAGGAGATTTTCGAATAGGAGTTTTTATGTCCAAAAATAAATTGATACTTAAACCCATAATTGCCATAGCCTTAATGTTCCTAGCATATTCGCTAGCACAAGCACAACTACCTACGCCGCCTAGTTTCGGTGGCGGTAGCAGCGGTGATTTTTGGGAATATTTTAGAAACGCACTGATCGCCATTTTCACAGTCGCCGCAGTGGCATTGTTGATTATGGCGGTACTAGGTGCCGGTGGGGGACTGTTGAATGCGCTGAAAAAGGGACGCGAGCAAGGCGAGTGGGGGCATTTCGCAATTACCGTGATTGCAACCATCTTAGTGTTGGTGTTGATTATCTTCGGCACTGTTCAGATCATCCAGTATATCAACGAAATATAGAGCAGAGATTGGTATGAAACCCGCCGACTTTTTAGACGACGAACCCTTGATGTTAAAAGGCTGCACTGGTTCGGAGTTAACTTTTGTAATAATCGCCTCGGCTATCTTTTGGCTGTTTCTGTCGGTGGTAGTGAGTTTAACGCTGTGGAATATCTTCGTCGGTCTTATACTATTTAT
It contains:
- a CDS encoding 3-deoxy-D-manno-octulosonic acid kinase — protein: MISTEAYLRVDDRHILYDYQLPVTPHWFNRYELFEIAQVSGYTEAGRNGSIFFKFDDDEQEYLLKHYYRGGAVQRLLRDYYLYIHSSYVNVFVEWRLLHQLQRWHLPAPVPCAASYVDRLIFYTADIVLQSCRPARPISALLCEQQIEEKHWQLIGRTIRRFHDKNVYHADLNAHNILLYPEKDQAYLVDFDRSCICVRRSPWRQANLNRLARSLKKLSAKYGSDFHYAEDNFSALVDAYHQG
- a CDS encoding lytic transglycosylase domain-containing protein, whose translation is MINYIKYALILIVSLAHSAAANIDPDYNLTSEIAACIASAAHQHNLDPLLLLAVKYVETADRTDTPIRYNKNGSWDIGLMQINTVWRDTLHRYGIDYNDLEIPCTNIAVGAWILANNIKRKGLWEGVGAYHSSTAPLSQRYRTKVKEVWQELQQLNLSIGSGN
- a CDS encoding TIGR03758 family integrating conjugative element protein, with the protein product MLNRNYNDNTFVVASGISPANLELLFSTTLSILIFMWFVYRLMALYRGLQHGALSETAFLFQVLRTIALIILIMAFAHYLLSS
- a CDS encoding DUF3487 family protein; its protein translation is MKPADFLDDEPLMLKGCTGSELTFVIIASAIFWLFLSVVVSLTLWNIFVGLILFMITVPITVWLITVWYSHLKNSRPRRWHLQYLAHRLHWTGYFHQCQHIGSFRAHKF